A genomic window from Micromonospora ferruginea includes:
- a CDS encoding endo-1,4-beta-xylanase, whose protein sequence is MERPLRRHRHRVLLAAAAGSLALAGAALFVPGPAQAATTLGAAAAQSGRYFGTAIAASRLNDSTYSTIAAREFNMITAENEMKPDATEPNQNQFNFSAGDQIYNWATQRGLKVRGHTLAWHAQQPGWMQNMGGSTLRNAMINHINGVMAHYKGKLAAWDVVNEAFNEDGSRRNSNLQGTGNDWIEVAFRTARAADPSVKLCYNDYNIENWSYGKTQGVYRMIQDFKSRGVPIDCVGLQTHFTGGSSLPSNFQTTLSSFAALGVDVALTEVDVTNSSTSQYQGLTQACLNVPRCIGITVWGVRDSDSWRSNESPLLFDGGGNKKAAYTSVLNALNAAGPAPTGTPTASPTATPTSGPTTPPPSGGASRIVGSQSGRCVDVPNSSQTNGTRVQLYDCHGQTNQQWTYTSSKQLTVYGGARCLDAAGSGNGAAVQIYSCNGQSNQQWNVNSNGTVTGVQSGRCLDVWGTGNGQQIQLYDCNGQANQQFRLVAN, encoded by the coding sequence ATGGAACGTCCACTGAGGCGGCACCGCCACCGCGTACTGCTGGCCGCTGCCGCCGGGTCGCTGGCCTTGGCCGGCGCCGCGCTGTTCGTGCCCGGACCGGCCCAGGCGGCCACCACCCTGGGCGCCGCGGCGGCGCAGTCGGGTCGCTACTTCGGCACCGCGATCGCGGCGAGCCGCCTGAACGACTCCACCTACAGCACCATCGCGGCGCGTGAGTTCAACATGATCACGGCCGAGAACGAGATGAAGCCGGACGCCACGGAGCCGAACCAGAACCAGTTCAACTTCTCCGCCGGTGACCAGATCTACAACTGGGCGACCCAGCGTGGCCTGAAGGTCCGGGGACACACCCTGGCCTGGCACGCGCAGCAGCCCGGCTGGATGCAGAACATGGGCGGCAGCACGCTGCGCAACGCGATGATCAACCACATCAACGGCGTGATGGCCCACTACAAGGGCAAGCTCGCCGCGTGGGACGTGGTGAACGAGGCGTTCAACGAGGACGGCAGTCGTCGTAACTCGAACCTGCAGGGCACCGGGAACGACTGGATCGAGGTGGCGTTCCGCACCGCGCGGGCGGCGGATCCGTCGGTGAAGCTCTGCTACAACGACTACAACATCGAGAACTGGTCGTACGGCAAGACGCAGGGTGTCTACCGGATGATCCAGGACTTCAAGTCGCGGGGCGTGCCGATCGACTGCGTCGGTCTGCAGACCCACTTCACCGGCGGCAGCTCGCTGCCGAGCAACTTCCAGACCACGCTGTCCAGCTTCGCCGCTCTCGGCGTCGACGTGGCGCTGACCGAGGTCGACGTCACCAACTCGTCCACCAGCCAGTACCAGGGCCTGACCCAGGCGTGCCTGAACGTGCCGCGCTGCATCGGCATCACCGTCTGGGGTGTCCGCGACAGCGACTCGTGGCGCTCCAACGAGAGCCCGCTGCTGTTCGACGGCGGCGGCAACAAGAAGGCCGCGTACACCTCGGTCCTCAACGCCCTCAACGCCGCCGGCCCGGCACCCACCGGCACCCCGACGGCGTCGCCGACCGCCACCCCGACCTCCGGGCCGACCACGCCGCCGCCGTCCGGCGGCGCCAGCCGCATCGTCGGCAGCCAGTCGGGCCGATGCGTGGACGTGCCCAACTCGTCGCAGACCAACGGCACCCGGGTGCAGCTCTACGACTGCCACGGGCAGACCAACCAGCAGTGGACCTACACCTCAAGCAAGCAACTGACGGTGTACGGCGGCGCCCGCTGCCTCGACGCCGCCGGCTCCGGCAACGGCGCGGCGGTGCAGATCTACAGCTGCAACGGGCAGAGCAACCAGCAATGGAACGTCAACTCCAACGGCACCGTCACCGGCGTCCAGTCCGGTCGCTGCCTCGACGTCTGGGGCACCGGCAACGGCCAGCAGATCCAGCTCTACGACTGCAACGGCCAGGCCAACCAGCAGTTCCGGCTCGTCGCCAACTGA
- a CDS encoding pentapeptide repeat-containing protein encodes MSSRYKQGSADVTRWPDSPEAREALQEWFAALAADPTAYLSGDFLDFRGADLSTIDLTDAYLVGAGLTGVRLEDANLGGANLGNAELADADLSFADLTKAELVGCAAPNVRLRAARLFAAVLDDAVLTGADLGHAILNSAKLYRTDLRGANLELASLRWATLGGATMPTVLTGAAMAGCEFEGAKGAVIGPVLVDEDRSRSLDGTDLEAWFTERGAEHIQVLPAAGSGQGRST; translated from the coding sequence ATGAGCAGCAGGTACAAGCAGGGCAGCGCCGACGTGACCCGGTGGCCGGACAGCCCCGAGGCCCGGGAGGCGCTCCAGGAGTGGTTCGCCGCCCTCGCCGCGGACCCCACGGCCTACCTGTCGGGCGACTTCCTGGACTTCCGTGGTGCCGACCTGAGCACCATCGACCTGACCGACGCCTACCTGGTCGGCGCCGGCCTGACCGGCGTACGGCTGGAGGACGCCAACCTCGGCGGTGCCAACCTCGGCAACGCGGAGCTGGCCGACGCCGATCTCAGCTTCGCCGACCTGACCAAGGCGGAACTGGTCGGCTGCGCCGCGCCGAACGTCCGGCTCCGGGCGGCGCGGCTGTTCGCGGCGGTGCTCGACGACGCCGTCCTGACCGGCGCCGACCTCGGTCACGCGATCCTCAACTCGGCCAAGCTCTACCGGACCGACCTGCGCGGAGCCAACCTGGAGCTCGCCAGCCTGCGGTGGGCCACGCTGGGCGGCGCGACCATGCCCACGGTGTTGACCGGCGCGGCGATGGCCGGGTGCGAGTTCGAGGGCGCGAAGGGGGCGGTGATCGGCCCGGTCCTGGTCGACGAGGACCGCAGCCGGTCGCTCGACGGCACCGACCTGGAGGCGTGGTTCACCGAGCGGGGCGCGGAGCACATCCAGGTGCTCCCGGCCGCGGGCAGCGGTCAGGGCCGGAGCACGTAG
- a CDS encoding MarR family winged helix-turn-helix transcriptional regulator: METSDQDAVPARLAALPSWLLTQTAVRAGRLVSDGLAAVDARGYHFRLLATLDEFGPASQAALARRSGIHTSDVVAALNELAERDLVERAPDPADRRRNVITVTPTGRRRLRRLEKQLAAVQDELLAPLSPGEREQLTGLLSRVLTHHTRRSG; encoded by the coding sequence GTGGAGACCTCGGACCAGGACGCCGTGCCCGCCCGCCTGGCCGCGCTGCCGAGCTGGCTGCTCACCCAGACCGCCGTCCGGGCCGGCCGGCTGGTGAGCGACGGACTCGCCGCGGTCGACGCCCGCGGCTACCACTTCCGGCTGCTGGCGACGCTCGACGAGTTCGGGCCCGCCAGTCAGGCGGCGCTCGCGAGGCGCAGCGGCATCCACACCAGCGACGTGGTGGCGGCGCTCAACGAACTCGCCGAGCGTGACCTCGTGGAGCGCGCCCCGGACCCGGCCGACCGCCGGCGCAACGTCATCACCGTCACACCGACCGGGCGCCGGCGGCTCCGGCGGCTGGAGAAGCAGCTCGCCGCCGTGCAGGACGAGCTGCTCGCACCGCTGTCGCCGGGCGAACGCGAGCAGCTCACCGGCCTGCTGAGCCGGGTGCTCACCCACCACACCCGACGGTCCGGCTGA
- a CDS encoding trypsin-like peptidase domain-containing protein yields MTTAPDGSPWAVALHRAANPHTAVGTGIVIAANLVLTCHHVACTADGALHPDLSVAFPLAPKVAYFDRRKVRRCRHDGMREAHVDLVVLELAEPVPATVTPARLRCLAAKPLLDRPFWAYGFPPAVVGGLQATGSVVEAGGYGHVTVDSGTGGPLSKGFSGGALWSPEYQAVVGVVVTADGKGKGQAVTLHHADEQVPAMTLGALSAWRVEDADDAALSAWGWTLSTDGEAGRHWLPRARGVAVDTEGGARFRGRTAALRRVVDFVDGPAPATRPLIVTGSPGVGKSAALGRVVTTADQQIRDGLPDDDTAVRATAGSVSCAVHVKGKTALEVAIEIARAVAVDLPGAPGDLMPAVRDRLARRPARFALVIDALDEAADPGQARQVVDDVLLPLARECGRYGLRVVVGTRRGDDRGDLIACFGEAVELVDLDTPEYFAEADLVNYALATLRLLGAERPGNPYTDPATAAPLARRIAALAKGNFLVAGLVARAHALRDIEPVDPASVSFTATVAHALDSYLAGLPAAGSASARLALTALAYAETPGLPLSLWRIAVTALGGTVTEEELLGFARTSAANFLVETGGGSRPAYRLFHQALNDALLAGASRRDDQRRLVAAWTGLAAEVGWASVPDYLRRSLPQHAWRAGLVERLLADEDYLLHAHLERLLSVVDTERPLAPLSRSRVRLLHRTPLAVAAAPAERAALFSVVDRLDGLGSGIRADGAPYRARWAYTPPRQERSVLDGHSQAVYDVAAVELDDRRLLASAGDDGTVRLWDPLTNQSEAVFTCHGDTIRGLCAVRTGAGETLIATASHDGTVGLWDPRSGQRRHELRGHDDWVRNICVIPLPGGDLLASAGDDRTVRVWDPVTGAQRCALTGHSGWVTAVTYVPAGGRHLLASTGFDGVVRVWEPTVDTRPRLVLTGHVGWVTTLYAVRSPGGTLLASAGYDGTVRLWDPETGDCVHVLETEGPVTDLCTVEVDEGCLLVSTGEDGLIRVWDVPTWTSRPSLRGHASWIRAVCELRTAKDRMLATAGDDGTVRLWDPAGGRPDTVAERDRLGPVHSLCTVPDERPGLVASGGADGRVWLWDAATGERLREIPTPGGPVNAMCAVADVEEPLLVTAQDDNTVGSWSVRHGELAGSMTEHHAPVAAVCPIVIDGETLIASAGDDQAIRVWHPQTGAVRTVLLGHVTRAWVTALATVRWPGVEALASADKSGTVMLWAGRDTPVWTQQGHQDAVTALCGLIVAGRRMLASASADHTIRLWDAEWGQPAGGFTGHTAAVTGLSLVRVGGRDLLASTSRDRTVRIWDPSTGRAVHTIPVYHPALTCCAVDGTLLVGLDQGLLALEIDGGRDVPPEAAARLVGRVAVRC; encoded by the coding sequence GTGACAACGGCCCCGGACGGCAGCCCGTGGGCGGTGGCCCTGCACCGTGCGGCCAACCCGCACACGGCGGTCGGCACCGGCATCGTCATCGCCGCCAACCTGGTGCTCACCTGTCACCACGTGGCGTGCACCGCCGACGGCGCCCTGCACCCCGATCTCTCGGTCGCCTTCCCGCTCGCGCCCAAGGTCGCCTACTTCGACCGACGCAAGGTCCGGCGGTGCCGACACGACGGCATGCGGGAGGCGCACGTCGATTTGGTCGTGCTCGAACTCGCCGAGCCGGTTCCGGCGACCGTCACCCCGGCGCGGCTGCGCTGCCTGGCCGCCAAGCCGCTGCTCGACCGCCCGTTCTGGGCGTACGGCTTCCCGCCCGCGGTGGTCGGTGGCCTCCAGGCGACCGGTTCCGTCGTGGAGGCCGGCGGCTACGGCCACGTCACCGTCGACAGCGGCACCGGCGGGCCACTCAGCAAGGGGTTCAGCGGGGGTGCCCTGTGGTCCCCGGAGTACCAGGCGGTGGTCGGCGTCGTCGTCACCGCCGACGGCAAGGGCAAGGGCCAGGCGGTGACCCTGCACCACGCCGACGAACAGGTGCCGGCGATGACGTTGGGCGCGTTGTCGGCCTGGCGGGTCGAGGACGCCGACGACGCCGCGCTCTCGGCCTGGGGGTGGACGCTGAGCACCGACGGCGAGGCCGGCCGGCACTGGTTGCCCCGGGCGCGGGGCGTCGCCGTCGACACCGAGGGCGGCGCGCGGTTCCGGGGGCGTACCGCCGCGCTCCGGCGCGTCGTCGACTTCGTCGACGGCCCGGCGCCCGCCACCCGGCCGCTGATCGTCACCGGGTCACCGGGCGTCGGCAAGTCGGCCGCGCTGGGCCGCGTGGTGACCACGGCCGACCAGCAGATCCGGGACGGCCTGCCGGACGACGACACCGCCGTGCGGGCCACCGCCGGCTCGGTCTCCTGCGCGGTGCACGTCAAGGGCAAGACCGCGCTCGAGGTGGCGATCGAGATCGCCCGGGCCGTCGCCGTCGACCTGCCCGGCGCGCCGGGCGACCTGATGCCGGCGGTGCGTGACCGGCTGGCGCGTCGTCCGGCCCGCTTCGCGCTGGTCATCGACGCGCTGGACGAGGCGGCCGACCCCGGCCAGGCGCGACAGGTCGTCGACGACGTCCTGCTGCCGCTGGCCCGCGAGTGCGGCCGGTACGGCCTCCGGGTCGTCGTCGGCACCCGGCGCGGTGACGACCGGGGTGACCTGATCGCCTGCTTCGGTGAGGCGGTCGAGCTGGTGGACCTGGACACGCCGGAATACTTCGCCGAGGCCGATCTGGTCAACTACGCCCTGGCGACCCTGCGGCTGCTCGGCGCGGAACGGCCGGGCAACCCCTACACCGACCCGGCGACGGCGGCCCCGCTGGCCCGCCGTATCGCCGCGCTGGCGAAGGGAAACTTCCTGGTGGCCGGTCTCGTCGCCCGGGCGCACGCGTTACGCGACATCGAGCCGGTCGACCCGGCGTCGGTGTCGTTCACCGCGACCGTGGCCCACGCGCTCGACTCCTACCTGGCCGGGCTGCCGGCCGCCGGGTCGGCGTCCGCCCGGCTGGCCCTCACCGCCCTGGCGTACGCCGAGACGCCGGGCCTGCCGCTGTCACTCTGGCGGATCGCGGTGACCGCGCTGGGCGGCACGGTCACCGAGGAGGAGCTTCTCGGGTTCGCCCGTACCTCGGCGGCGAACTTCCTGGTGGAGACCGGCGGCGGTAGCCGGCCCGCGTACCGCCTGTTCCACCAGGCGCTCAACGACGCGTTGCTGGCCGGGGCGTCCCGCCGGGACGACCAGCGACGGCTGGTCGCCGCCTGGACCGGGTTGGCGGCCGAGGTCGGCTGGGCCTCGGTGCCCGACTACCTGCGGCGCTCCCTGCCCCAGCACGCCTGGCGGGCCGGGCTCGTGGAACGGCTGCTGGCCGACGAGGACTATCTCCTGCACGCACACCTGGAGCGGTTGCTCTCGGTCGTCGACACCGAGCGACCGCTGGCGCCGCTCTCCCGATCCCGGGTGCGGCTGCTGCACCGCACGCCGCTGGCGGTCGCGGCGGCGCCGGCCGAGCGGGCCGCCCTGTTCTCGGTGGTCGACCGGCTCGACGGGCTGGGCAGCGGGATCCGGGCCGACGGCGCGCCGTATCGGGCTCGCTGGGCGTACACCCCGCCCCGGCAGGAACGCAGCGTGCTGGACGGGCACTCGCAGGCCGTCTACGACGTGGCGGCCGTCGAGCTGGACGATCGGCGGCTGCTCGCCTCCGCCGGTGACGACGGCACGGTCCGGCTCTGGGATCCGCTGACCAACCAGTCCGAGGCGGTCTTCACCTGTCACGGCGACACGATCCGAGGGCTGTGCGCCGTCCGCACCGGGGCGGGCGAGACGCTGATCGCCACCGCCAGCCACGACGGGACGGTGGGCCTGTGGGATCCGCGGTCGGGCCAGCGCCGGCACGAGCTGCGCGGGCACGACGACTGGGTCCGCAACATCTGCGTCATCCCGCTGCCGGGCGGCGACCTGCTCGCCTCGGCCGGTGACGACCGGACGGTCCGGGTGTGGGACCCGGTGACCGGGGCGCAGCGGTGCGCGCTGACCGGGCACTCCGGATGGGTGACCGCCGTGACGTACGTCCCGGCGGGCGGGCGGCACCTGCTCGCCTCCACCGGCTTCGACGGCGTGGTCCGGGTCTGGGAGCCGACCGTCGACACGCGGCCGAGACTCGTCCTCACCGGCCACGTCGGCTGGGTGACCACCCTCTACGCGGTCCGGTCGCCGGGCGGCACGCTGCTCGCCTCGGCCGGCTACGACGGCACGGTCCGGCTCTGGGATCCGGAGACCGGCGACTGCGTCCACGTCCTGGAGACCGAGGGACCCGTCACCGACCTGTGCACCGTCGAGGTCGACGAGGGCTGTCTGCTCGTGTCGACCGGCGAGGACGGGCTGATCCGGGTGTGGGACGTGCCGACCTGGACCAGCCGGCCGAGCCTGCGGGGACATGCGAGCTGGATCCGCGCGGTGTGCGAGCTGCGGACCGCGAAGGACCGGATGTTGGCGACGGCGGGTGACGACGGCACGGTCCGGTTGTGGGACCCGGCCGGCGGCCGGCCGGACACGGTCGCCGAGCGGGACCGGCTCGGCCCGGTGCACAGCCTCTGCACGGTTCCCGACGAGCGCCCCGGTCTCGTCGCCTCCGGTGGCGCCGACGGCCGGGTGTGGCTCTGGGACGCCGCCACCGGCGAGCGGCTGCGGGAGATCCCGACACCCGGCGGGCCGGTCAACGCGATGTGCGCGGTCGCCGACGTCGAGGAGCCGCTGCTCGTCACCGCGCAGGACGACAACACGGTCGGGTCGTGGAGCGTGCGGCACGGCGAGCTGGCGGGGTCGATGACCGAGCACCACGCCCCGGTCGCGGCGGTCTGCCCGATCGTCATCGACGGCGAGACGCTGATCGCGTCGGCCGGCGACGACCAGGCCATCCGGGTGTGGCATCCGCAGACCGGGGCCGTGCGGACGGTCCTGCTGGGGCACGTCACCCGGGCCTGGGTGACCGCCCTCGCGACGGTCCGGTGGCCCGGTGTGGAGGCGCTCGCCTCGGCGGACAAGAGCGGCACCGTGATGCTGTGGGCCGGCCGGGACACCCCGGTCTGGACGCAACAGGGCCACCAGGACGCGGTCACCGCGCTCTGCGGGCTGATCGTGGCCGGTCGGCGGATGCTGGCGTCGGCCAGCGCGGACCACACGATCCGCCTGTGGGACGCGGAGTGGGGCCAGCCGGCGGGCGGGTTCACCGGTCACACCGCGGCCGTGACCGGCCTGAGCCTGGTGCGCGTCGGCGGGCGGGACCTGCTCGCCTCGACCAGCCGGGACCGGACGGTACGGATCTGGGACCCGTCCACCGGCCGGGCGGTGCACACCATTCCCGTCTACCACCCGGCGCTCACCTGCTGCGCGGTGGACGGCACGCTGCTCGTCGGCCTGGACCAGGGTCTGCTGGCGTTGGAGATCGACGGCGGGCGGGACGTGCCGCCCGAGGCCGCCGCCCGGCTGGTCGGCCGGGTCGCGGTGCGCTGCTGA
- a CDS encoding WXG100 family type VII secretion target → MSDTSLVADVVSTRKPWTGAALADSCQGLVDAIHSQGWVDDLIAGAAFGVEVAATVMDPLSALLANGLGWAMEYFEPLRQVLDELTGMPDVVASHAATWDNMAAALQGMATDLKSFVDGDTPHWQGRAADAYHNLMEHNVEAINGLGGVSAAMAAATQAAGNLVMFTRDIVRDLIADLVARVIVWAVEAIFVVTIPVIASQIAAAVVKWAGRILTYVMALISSLTNLSALLDG, encoded by the coding sequence GTGAGCGACACGTCGCTGGTCGCCGACGTCGTCTCCACCCGCAAGCCGTGGACCGGCGCGGCCCTGGCCGACAGTTGCCAGGGGCTGGTCGACGCCATCCACAGCCAGGGCTGGGTCGACGACCTGATCGCCGGCGCGGCGTTCGGCGTCGAGGTCGCCGCGACCGTGATGGACCCGCTGAGCGCGTTGCTGGCCAACGGGCTGGGCTGGGCGATGGAATACTTCGAGCCGCTGCGGCAGGTCCTCGACGAGCTGACCGGCATGCCGGACGTCGTCGCCTCGCACGCCGCCACCTGGGACAACATGGCCGCCGCACTCCAGGGCATGGCGACCGACCTGAAGTCCTTCGTGGACGGCGACACCCCGCACTGGCAGGGGCGGGCCGCCGACGCCTACCACAACCTGATGGAACACAACGTGGAGGCGATCAACGGGCTCGGCGGCGTGTCCGCCGCCATGGCCGCCGCCACCCAGGCCGCCGGCAACCTGGTGATGTTCACCCGCGACATCGTCCGGGACCTCATCGCCGACCTGGTGGCCCGCGTGATCGTGTGGGCCGTCGAGGCCATCTTCGTGGTCACCATCCCGGTGATCGCGTCGCAGATCGCCGCCGCGGTCGTGAAGTGGGCCGGCCGCATCCTGACCTACGTCATGGCGCTGATCAGCAGCCTGACCAACCTCTCCGCACTCCTGGACGGCTAG
- a CDS encoding YbaB/EbfC family nucleoid-associated protein: MGVGFANPGGLLDPDGAVERLAAWKGRIDQLAADTKAMSDRLQELRVTAADGNGVCEVTVDSGGALCDLRLGPRSQRLAPDVVARTVMDTIREAKRQLADRSQDIIADTVGTDSAAGRAIAERVGQRLRDPDPATDGGADDQSGRW; this comes from the coding sequence ATGGGGGTCGGCTTCGCGAACCCGGGTGGCCTGCTGGATCCGGACGGCGCCGTCGAACGACTGGCGGCCTGGAAGGGGCGCATCGACCAGCTCGCGGCCGACACCAAGGCGATGAGCGACCGGCTCCAGGAGCTGCGGGTCACGGCCGCCGACGGCAACGGCGTGTGCGAGGTGACCGTCGACTCCGGTGGGGCGCTGTGCGACCTCCGGTTGGGCCCACGCAGCCAGCGGCTCGCACCGGACGTGGTGGCCCGGACCGTCATGGACACCATCCGCGAGGCGAAGCGGCAGCTCGCCGACCGGTCGCAGGACATCATCGCCGACACGGTGGGCACCGACTCGGCCGCCGGCCGGGCCATCGCCGAGCGGGTCGGTCAGCGGCTGCGCGACCCCGACCCGGCGACCGACGGCGGCGCCGACGACCAGTCCGGCCGGTGGTGA
- a CDS encoding NADP-dependent oxidoreductase: MGTRTFRTAVVRTPDGPGAIEIVDVPLREPGPGEVRVRIAGAGVNPVDLAVAGGYFHSLGLIRQPHHTGLGWDFAGTVEAAGPGVDLAVGTPVAGVLIGFDRDFGTYAEQLVLPAADLAVVPDGLDLVAAATVPLNGLAAAQVVDLLGDAPAGADRLLVTGAAGAVGAYLLSLAPERGWRVTGLARAADEDFVRSLGAGFTTAAEPGWDAVADAANLQEQAFALVRDGGAYVGVRPNARPAADRGVTVAAVDTHADGRRLADLLTRAATGELPTRVHAVLPLDRAADAHRAAAKGGVRGRYVLRP; this comes from the coding sequence ATGGGTACGCGTACCTTCCGGACCGCCGTCGTCCGCACCCCGGACGGCCCCGGCGCCATCGAGATCGTCGACGTCCCGCTGCGCGAGCCCGGCCCCGGCGAGGTCCGGGTGCGGATCGCCGGCGCAGGGGTCAACCCCGTCGACCTCGCGGTCGCCGGCGGCTACTTCCACAGCCTGGGGCTGATCCGGCAGCCGCACCACACCGGGCTCGGTTGGGACTTCGCCGGCACGGTCGAGGCCGCCGGTCCCGGCGTCGACCTGGCCGTCGGCACTCCGGTCGCCGGTGTGCTGATCGGGTTCGACCGCGACTTCGGCACGTACGCCGAGCAGCTCGTCCTGCCGGCCGCCGACCTGGCCGTCGTACCGGACGGGTTGGACCTGGTCGCGGCGGCGACGGTGCCGCTCAACGGGCTGGCCGCGGCGCAGGTCGTCGACCTGCTCGGAGACGCGCCGGCCGGCGCCGACCGGCTGCTGGTGACCGGCGCGGCCGGCGCGGTCGGGGCGTACCTCCTCTCGCTGGCGCCGGAGCGGGGCTGGCGGGTCACCGGCCTGGCCCGCGCGGCGGACGAGGATTTCGTGCGGAGCCTCGGCGCCGGCTTCACCACGGCGGCCGAGCCGGGCTGGGACGCGGTGGCCGACGCCGCCAACCTCCAGGAGCAGGCGTTCGCGCTGGTCCGGGACGGCGGGGCGTACGTCGGGGTCCGGCCGAACGCCCGGCCGGCCGCGGATCGCGGCGTCACCGTCGCGGCCGTGGACACGCACGCCGACGGCCGCCGACTGGCCGACCTGCTCACCCGCGCCGCGACCGGCGAGCTGCCGACCCGGGTGCACGCGGTGCTGCCGCTGGACCGGGCGGCGGACGCCCACCGGGCGGCGGCCAAAGGCGGGGTACGCGGCCGCTACGTGCTCCGGCCCTGA
- a CDS encoding winged helix-turn-helix transcriptional regulator yields the protein MATRTASEKRARARAEYDAFLAACPSRQLLDRISDKWVALILAALGRDGPNGDAGPQVMRYSELSRRLAGVSQKMLTQTLRALERDGLVVRTVTPTVPVTVTYELTDLGLSLHTLTRGIKDWAEAHMDEVYANRERYDDR from the coding sequence ATGGCCACGCGAACCGCGAGCGAGAAGCGGGCCCGGGCGAGGGCGGAGTACGACGCGTTCCTGGCCGCCTGCCCGAGCCGGCAACTGCTCGACCGGATCTCCGACAAGTGGGTGGCGCTGATCCTGGCCGCGCTCGGTCGCGACGGCCCGAACGGCGACGCCGGTCCGCAGGTGATGCGCTACTCGGAGTTGTCCCGCCGGCTCGCCGGCGTCAGTCAGAAGATGCTCACCCAGACGCTGCGCGCTCTGGAGCGCGACGGCCTGGTGGTCCGCACCGTGACACCGACCGTGCCGGTGACCGTCACCTACGAACTGACCGACCTCGGCCTGTCGCTGCACACCCTGACGCGTGGCATCAAGGACTGGGCCGAGGCGCACATGGACGAGGTGTACGCCAACCGCGAGCGGTACGACGACCGCTGA
- a CDS encoding type VII secretion target — protein MSGGFAVDADQIRAHSRNVDAVRARFDAVKTASAHIARDDSAYGLLCSWLPAILEGRHQRQDELIAYVEENLSLVVAGLRTTADNYDSADADADAVVRKAGGGLTGATP, from the coding sequence ATGTCCGGTGGGTTCGCGGTCGACGCCGACCAGATCCGCGCGCACTCCCGCAACGTCGACGCCGTGCGGGCCCGCTTCGACGCGGTGAAGACCGCCAGCGCGCACATCGCCCGGGACGACTCCGCGTACGGGCTGCTGTGCAGTTGGCTGCCGGCGATCCTGGAGGGCCGGCACCAGCGGCAGGACGAGCTGATCGCGTACGTGGAGGAGAACCTGTCGTTGGTCGTCGCCGGGCTGCGGACCACCGCCGACAACTACGACAGCGCCGACGCGGACGCCGACGCCGTGGTCCGCAAGGCGGGTGGCGGGTTGACGGGGGCGACGCCGTGA
- a CDS encoding epoxide hydrolase family protein yields the protein MITPFRIHVPQADLDDLADRLARTRWPDELPDAGWDHGIPLERVRELAEHWRTGYDWRAHEAELNRYPQFTTEIDGQNIHFLHVRATDPDALPLLLTHGWPGSVVEFLDVLEPLSERFHLVVPSIPGFGFSGPTRERGWNVDRVARAWAELMRRLGYQRYGAQGGDWGSVISTRLGGVDPEHVVGVHLNYLPTPPPPDWTGEAELSEPDRARLARIRQLMAQRHPHQILYAARPQTVSYALNDSPAGQLAWIAEKFAEWADPASTIAVDRVLTDVSLYWLTRTTASAARFIKENAAGGPPPPCPPPVGVAVFAHDITRPVRALAERAYPIRHWSEFDRGGHFAALEVPDLFAADVRAFFQDLG from the coding sequence GTGATCACACCGTTCCGGATCCACGTTCCGCAGGCCGACCTCGACGACCTGGCCGACCGGCTGGCCCGCACCCGCTGGCCCGACGAACTACCCGACGCCGGCTGGGACCACGGCATCCCACTGGAGCGGGTACGCGAGCTGGCCGAGCACTGGCGCACCGGCTACGACTGGCGCGCGCACGAGGCGGAACTCAACAGGTACCCGCAGTTCACCACCGAGATCGACGGGCAGAACATCCACTTCCTGCACGTCCGCGCCACCGACCCGGACGCGCTGCCGCTGCTCCTCACCCACGGCTGGCCCGGCTCGGTCGTCGAGTTCCTCGACGTGCTCGAACCACTGTCCGAACGGTTCCACCTGGTCGTCCCGTCGATACCCGGATTCGGCTTCTCCGGCCCCACCCGGGAACGCGGCTGGAACGTCGACCGCGTCGCCCGCGCCTGGGCCGAACTGATGCGCCGGCTCGGCTACCAGCGCTACGGCGCGCAGGGCGGCGACTGGGGCTCGGTGATCTCCACCCGGCTGGGCGGCGTCGACCCCGAGCACGTCGTCGGCGTACACCTCAACTACCTGCCCACGCCCCCACCGCCCGACTGGACCGGCGAGGCCGAGCTGTCCGAGCCGGACCGGGCCCGGCTGGCCCGGATCCGGCAGCTCATGGCGCAACGCCACCCGCACCAGATCCTCTACGCCGCCCGCCCGCAGACCGTCTCGTACGCGCTGAACGACTCGCCCGCCGGCCAGCTCGCCTGGATCGCCGAGAAGTTCGCCGAATGGGCCGACCCGGCGTCCACCATCGCCGTCGACCGTGTCCTCACCGACGTCTCGCTCTACTGGCTCACCCGCACCACCGCGTCCGCGGCCCGGTTCATCAAGGAGAACGCGGCCGGCGGGCCACCGCCGCCCTGCCCGCCGCCGGTCGGCGTCGCCGTCTTCGCCCACGACATCACCCGGCCGGTCCGCGCGCTCGCCGAACGGGCGTACCCGATCCGGCACTGGAGCGAGTTCGACCGGGGCGGCCACTTCGCCGCGCTGGAGGTGCCCGACCTGTTCGCCGCGGACGTCCGCGCGTTCTTCCAGGACCTCGGATGA